One genomic region from Candidatus Methylomirabilota bacterium encodes:
- the uppS gene encoding di-trans,poly-cis-decaprenylcistransferase, with the protein MFKHLLYRLYEGRLCQEVRGGELPRHIGLILDGNRRYARERGYSTLLEGHRRGAEKLEEVLNWCEELAIRMVTVWIFSTENVSRSQEEVDGLLALIEKKMHDIARDPKVHRKRMRIRAIGKMELLPQSTVKAIQEAEDATRDYDAFYLNVAVGYGGRQEIADAIATMLRDKTARRIPLEKIIDEISIDEIGKYLYTYDLPDPDLIIRTSGEVRLSGFLLWQSAYSEYYFCDAYWPVFRKIDFLRAIRSFQQRERRFGV; encoded by the coding sequence ATGTTCAAGCATCTGCTGTATCGTCTGTACGAGGGGCGACTGTGTCAGGAGGTTCGAGGCGGAGAGCTGCCCCGGCACATCGGTTTGATCCTTGACGGCAATCGGAGATACGCGAGAGAGCGCGGGTATTCCACCCTCCTTGAGGGACACCGGAGGGGGGCGGAGAAGCTGGAAGAGGTCCTGAATTGGTGCGAGGAGCTTGCGATCAGGATGGTGACCGTGTGGATCTTTTCCACAGAAAATGTGTCTCGAAGTCAGGAGGAGGTGGACGGTCTCCTGGCGCTGATCGAGAAAAAGATGCACGACATTGCCCGGGATCCCAAGGTGCATCGGAAGCGGATGCGGATCAGGGCTATCGGCAAGATGGAACTCCTTCCCCAGTCCACGGTGAAGGCGATTCAGGAGGCCGAGGACGCGACGCGAGACTACGACGCCTTTTACTTGAATGTTGCCGTGGGGTATGGGGGGCGACAGGAGATCGCAGATGCCATCGCGACCATGCTCAGGGACAAAACCGCGAGAAGGATCCCGCTGGAGAAAATCATCGATGAGATCTCCATCGACGAGATCGGCAAGTATCTCTATACATACGATTTGCCCGATCCTGATCTCATCATCCGGACCAGCGGCGAGGTTCGACTGAGCGGGTTCCTGCTCTGGCAGAGCGCGTACAGCGAGTATTACTTTTGTGACGCCTATTGGCCGGTGTTCAGAAAGATCGACTTCCTCCGGGCCATTCGAAGTTTTCAGCAGCGCGAGCGCCGGTTTGGTGTATGA
- a CDS encoding exosortase system-associated protein, TIGR04073 family — protein sequence MKMTSRVVVLALMISVVFATQAVAGELASSSPGQKALRGAANLTLGLFVEWPKMICYEAREQGPLWGIPAGFLSGFGLGLMRMGAGAYELVTFPFPFPADYKPLLSPRYPFEPGRTVVSPALIARPQEGHS from the coding sequence ATGAAGATGACCTCGCGGGTCGTTGTGCTTGCGCTTATGATATCTGTGGTCTTTGCCACCCAAGCCGTGGCCGGGGAACTCGCCAGCTCCTCGCCGGGCCAGAAGGCTTTGAGGGGTGCCGCCAACCTGACCCTTGGGCTATTCGTCGAATGGCCGAAGATGATCTGCTATGAGGCGCGAGAGCAGGGTCCGCTTTGGGGGATCCCCGCAGGATTCCTTTCCGGTTTTGGTCTGGGACTGATGCGGATGGGCGCTGGGGCGTACGAACTGGTTACGTTCCCATTCCCGTTCCCGGCTGATTATAAACCGCTCTTAAGCCCACGCTATCCTTTTGAACCGGGGCGGACGGTGGTATCACCCGCGCTCATCGCGCGCCCGCAGGAGGGCCATTCGTAG
- the msrB gene encoding peptide-methionine (R)-S-oxide reductase MsrB, which yields MQDKLPKTDEEWKRQLTPEQFYVCRRKGTERPFSGEYHDCKEDGIYQCVCCGNELFGSETKFDSGTGWPSFWAPLAPEQINTADDTSLLIRRTEVRCSRCEAHLGHVFADGPPPTHLRYCINSVALRLIKR from the coding sequence ATGCAGGACAAGCTACCCAAAACCGATGAGGAATGGAAGCGGCAACTCACGCCGGAGCAGTTTTACGTCTGTCGGCGAAAGGGGACTGAACGACCGTTTTCAGGTGAATACCACGACTGCAAAGAAGATGGAATCTACCAGTGCGTCTGCTGCGGGAATGAATTGTTCGGCTCCGAGACAAAGTTCGACTCGGGGACCGGGTGGCCCAGCTTCTGGGCTCCTCTTGCGCCCGAGCAGATCAACACTGCAGATGACACCAGTCTGCTAATACGGCGCACTGAGGTGCGCTGTAGCCGGTGCGAGGCGCACTTGGGCCACGTCTTTGCTGACGGTCCACCGCCAACACATCTGCGCTACTGCATCAATTCTGTCGCGTTGAGACTGATCAAGAGATAG
- a CDS encoding alanine racemase, with protein MGMDEGFLSSACRVSSTHRAWVEVDLGAIRHNVAAIQQLLKPSTQLMSVVKADGYGHGAIAIARTALSAGASWLAVATVEEGIYLRGAGIEAPILLFGPTICKEEIETVVEHRLQPTVCSFDQARRFSEAGLGAIQIHLKVDTGMSRLGVAWQEAQELLSAIRVLPNVTVASLYSHFATADAVDPTTTREQFERFADLVDTLRRHGIRPPLVHLANSAATLMFPDTHFDLVRIGLAQYGLYPDSHFQAVVALHPALSLKARIIFIKTVPPGTGVSYGHTFRTGRRTRLATVSIGYGDGISRALSNRIDFLVRGRRTRQVGTITMDQCLIDVTDVPEAFEGEVATLLGRDGEECIAVAEWAERLGTIPYEILTVLSPRLPRIVRKEAVL; from the coding sequence ATGGGGATGGATGAAGGTTTCTTGTCGTCAGCCTGTCGGGTGTCCTCCACACACCGCGCCTGGGTAGAGGTCGATCTCGGGGCGATCCGCCACAATGTAGCAGCTATCCAACAACTCCTGAAACCGTCAACTCAGCTCATGTCGGTCGTCAAGGCTGATGGCTATGGCCATGGCGCTATTGCGATCGCTCGAACCGCGCTATCAGCCGGCGCCTCGTGGCTTGCGGTGGCCACGGTTGAAGAAGGAATCTACTTAAGAGGGGCGGGGATCGAAGCGCCAATTCTCCTCTTCGGCCCCACGATCTGCAAAGAGGAGATAGAAACAGTTGTCGAGCATCGGCTGCAGCCGACCGTCTGTAGTTTCGACCAAGCTCGTCGCTTTTCGGAGGCGGGTCTGGGAGCGATCCAGATTCACCTGAAGGTCGATACCGGCATGTCCCGCTTGGGAGTCGCGTGGCAGGAGGCTCAGGAGCTCTTGAGCGCGATCAGGGTCCTCCCTAATGTGACGGTTGCCAGCCTGTACAGCCACTTCGCCACGGCAGACGCCGTCGATCCCACGACAACCCGGGAGCAGTTTGAACGGTTCGCCGACTTGGTGGATACGCTACGGCGGCACGGAATCCGGCCTCCATTGGTCCATCTGGCTAATTCTGCCGCTACCTTGATGTTCCCCGACACCCACTTCGATCTGGTCCGGATCGGATTGGCTCAGTATGGTCTGTACCCGGACTCTCATTTTCAGGCAGTGGTGGCCCTTCATCCGGCCCTCTCTCTCAAAGCAAGGATCATCTTTATCAAGACGGTTCCGCCAGGGACCGGGGTCAGTTACGGTCATACTTTTCGAACAGGGCGCCGGACGCGACTGGCCACAGTGTCTATCGGCTATGGCGATGGTATCTCCCGCGCCCTCTCAAACAGGATCGACTTCCTGGTTCGCGGTCGGCGGACTCGGCAGGTGGGAACGATCACGATGGACCAATGCCTGATCGATGTCACCGACGTGCCGGAGGCGTTCGAGGGAGAGGTCGCCACGCTGCTTGGGCGGGACGGCGAGGAGTGCATCGCTGTTGCAGAATGGGCGGAGCGACTGGGGACTATCCCGTATGAGATCCTCAC